A portion of the Manihot esculenta cultivar AM560-2 chromosome 2, M.esculenta_v8, whole genome shotgun sequence genome contains these proteins:
- the LOC110602881 gene encoding PH, RCC1 and FYVE domains-containing protein 1, protein MVEESLEAVPFDRTVEQAILALKKGAHLLKCRRRGKPKFCPFRLSTDEKYLIWYSGQEEKQLKLSSIVQIITGQRTVNFQRQLQPDKEHQSFSLIYANGERSLDLICKDKAQADSWFIGLRDVISRCHRSRPFTGLTCNRGALSCVNSPAGYIRRKHNLGILENAAELSQVRSLCGSPTQSLSERCFSDGLSLSSDSFCLSESSLQQVQNTMDVFVPNSPYVERNIKKCGSMHACSEFPNDMSRRFVAPRYRSPKIRQNDILKDVLIWGEGVEGGNIRGMVQRIGNQGMQVDALVPALLDSTAMIDVQSISLGGRHAALITKRGEVFCWGEGSGGKLGHKVNMDVNYPKLVESLDSVHIKYVACGEYQTCALTQSGELYMWGDNKYGADLGDEVKTRNHWLPYKLSGPFDGITISRVACGEWHTAIVSSSGQLFTYGDGTFGVLGHGNLQSVSQPKEVESLRGLCVKSVACGSWHTAAIVDIVADRFKYNSVGGKLFTWGDGDKGRLGHIETGKKLVPTCVSQLLQYDFIQVSCGRMLTVVLTNTGKVYAMGSSVYGQLGNPRAKDKSITIVEGNLKEEFVKEISSGSYHVAALTSGGSVYTWGKGTNGQLGLGNTEDRNSPTFVEALRNRQVESITCGSNLTAAICLHKFISVTDQSACNGCRTPFGLAKKKHNCYNCGILFCHACSSRKVINASLAPNKSKPSRVCDSCFNHLQKVTSSGRILKLENHGPKQKSSANKMLSDEKECRGEATPAGSYILSLSQLYNLDAQGGQKKTHKSQGEKEQQLETVSSFSAALPRWGQVSCPAVFESYYSKNDAFPVDSMSTVSSAINIDEGMLEANKKLAEEVQRLRAEARRLEMQCEIGNQKIEECQETIEKTWSVAREEAAKRKAANEIIKALALRLHGMSERISAGKEAKTGLDVNASQNTRAYTNSPTVTPRPPFSSIHLPPEVKLPKDRQVDSLSSSPIVFSNTLKSLDGRGLFQENGRSEDESSVPRTDSRQNGTKGSRLEWLEQYEPGVYITFTTLPSGQRGLKRVRFSRKRFSEKEAERWWEENQVTVYQKYGIEGYVNSNQTQVKS, encoded by the exons ATGGTTGAAGAATCCTTAGAAGCAGTGCCCTTCGACAGAACTGTGGAACAG GCAATTTTAGCTTTGAAGAAGGGAGCGCACCTGTTGAAATGTAGAAGAAGAGGGAAGCCCAAGTTCTGTCCCTTCAGGCTTTCTACG GATGAAAAATATTTGATATGGTATTCAGGACAGGAAGAAAAGCAATTGAAATTGAGCTCAATTGTACAGATTATTACTGGCCAAAGGACT GTCAATTTTCAAAGGCAACTTCAACCAGATAAAGAGCATCAGTCATTCTCACTGATCTATGCTAATGGTGAACGTTCGCTAGATCTG ATATGCAAGGACAAGGCACAGGCTGATTCTTGGTTCATAGGTTTAAGAGATGTTATATCCAGATGTCACCGTTCTAGGCCTTTTACTGGTCTCACATGCAACAGAGGGGCACTTAGTTGTGTAAATAGCCCAGCTGGTTATATTAGAAGGAAGCATAATCTGGGAATTCTGGAGAATGCCGCAGAACTTTCGCAG GTGCGCAGCTTATGTGGAAGTCCTACTCAGTCACTGTCAGAGAGGTGTTTTTCTGATGGTTTGTCTCTTTCTTCTGATAGCTTTTGTTTATCAGAATCAAGTCTTCAACAAGTGCAGAATACTATGGATGTCTTTGTTCCAAATTCACCATATGTTGAACGAAATATCAAGAAATGTGGATCTATGCATGCTTGTTCTGAATTTCCAAATGATATGTCACGTAGGTTTGTTGCCCCGAGATACAGATCTCCAAAGATAAGGCAAAATGACATCCTGAAGGATGTTCTGATCTGGGGGGAAGGTGTGGAAGGAGGAAATATAAGAGGTATGGTTCAGAGGATTGGTAACCAAGGCATGCAAGTTGATGCTTTAGTGCCAGCATTACTGGACTCCACTGCCATGATAGATGTACAAAGCATATCGTTAGGAGGGAGACATGCTGCCTTGATCACCAAAAGGGGGGAGGTTTTCTGCTGGGGGGAGGGAAGTGGTGGAAAGCTTGGACATAAAGTTAACATGGACGTGAACTACCCCAAACTTGTTGAATCCCTGGACAGTGTCCATATAAAATATGTTGCCTGTGGTGAATACCAAACATGTGCTCTGACACAGTCTGGAGAACTATACATGTGGGGTGACAACAAATATGGTGCTGATTTAGGTGACGAAGTGAAAACCAGAAACCATTGGTTACCATATAAACTTTCTGGCCCTTTCGATGGTATAACTATATCGAGAGTTGCTTGTGGAGAATGGCATACAGCAATTGTATCCTCATCTGGACAGTTATTTACCTATGGAGATGGAACTTTTGGGGTTCTTGGGCATGGGAATCTTCAAAGTGTTTCTCAGCCCAAGGAAGTTGAATCTCTAAGAGGTTTATGTGTCAAATCTGTTGCTTGTGGATCGTGGCACACTGCTGCAATCGTGGACATTGTTGCTGACCGATTCAAGTATAATTCTGTCGGTGGGAAATTATTTACATGGGGAGATGGTGATAAAGGAAGACTTGGGCATATTGAGACAGGAAAAAAACTTGTACCAACTTGTGTTTCACAACTTCTGCAATATGATTTTATTCAAGTTTCTTGTGGAAGGATGCTTACTGTTGTACTTACCAATACAGGTAAGGTCTATGCAATGGGAAGCTCAGTGTATGGGCAATTAGGTAATCCACGGGCCAAAGATAAATCAATCACAATTGTTGAAGGAAATCTTAAAGAGGAGTTTGTTAAGGAGATATCATCAGGATCATATCATGTTGCTGCCTTGACGTCGGGAGGAAGTGTATATACTTGGGGGAAGGGGACAAATGGGCAGCTAGGATTAGGCAACACTGAAGATAGAAACTCACCAACTTTTGTTGAGGCTTTGAGAAACAGGCAGGTTGAAAGTATAACTTGTGGATCAAATTTAACTGCTGCAATCTGTCTGCACAAATTTATCTCAGTTACTGACCAATCAGCCTGTAATGGTTGTAGGACGCCCTTTGGACTTGCAAAGAAGAAACATAACTGTTATAATTGTGGTATTCTGTTCTGCCATGCATGCAGCAGCAGGAAGGTCATAAATGCATCTTTGGCTCCTAATAAAAGCAAGCCTTCTCGTGTCTGTGATTCATGTTTTAATCATCTACAGAAAGTTACATCTTCAGGTAGAATATTGAAGCTTGAAAATCACGGTCCAAAGCAGAAATCATCAGCGAATAAGATGTTATCAGATGAGAAAGAATGCAGGGGGGAAGCAACACCAGCAGGAAGTTATATACTGTCATTGAGCCAGTTGTATAATCTCGATGCCCAAGGTGGTCAGAAGAAGACTCATAAAAGTCAAGGGGAAAAGGAGCAGCAGTTAGAAACTGTCTCTTCCTTTTCAGCCGCATTGCCACGATGGGGCCAAGTCTCGTGCCCTGCTGTGTTTGAATCATATTATAGTAAGAACGACGCCTTTCCAGTGGACTCAATGTCAACTGTTTCTAGTGCAATAAATATAGATGAAGGCATGCTTGAAGCAAACAAGAAGCTTGCTGAAGAAGTTCAGAGACTAAGAGCAGAG GCTAGGAGACTCGAAATGCAATGTGAAATTGGAAACCAGAAGATTGAAGAATGTCAAGAAACTATAGAGAAAACTTGGTCTGTGGCCAGAGAGGAAGCAGCTAAGCGTAAAGCAGCAAATGAGATTATAAAAGCTTTGGCATTAAGG CTTCATGGAATGTCGGAGAGAATATCTGCTGGAAAAGAAGCAAAAACTGGACTTGATGTGAACGCTTCCCAGAACACTCGGGCATATACAAACAGCCCTACTGTGACTCCAAGGCCTCCGTTTTCATCTATTCATTTGCCTCCTGAAGTAAAATTACCAAAAGATAGACAAGTAGATAGTTTATCAAGCTCTCCTATTGTATTCTCTAATACATTGAAGTCCCTGGATGGGAGAGGATTGTTCCAAGAAAATGGCAGATCAGAGGATGAATCTTCTGTCCCGAGAACAGACTCTAGGCAAAATGGAACTAAAGGCTCAAGACTTGAATGGTTAGAACAATATGAACCTGGTGTATATATTACATTCACAACTTTGCCCAGCGGGCAAAGGGGGCTAAAGCGAGTCAGGTTCAG CCGGAAACGGTTTTCTGAGAAAGAAGCCGAGCGATGGTGGGAGGAGAATCAAGTTACGGTATACCAGAAATATGGCATTGAAGGATACGTCAACTCAAACCAAACCCAGGTAAAGAGCTAA
- the LOC110602913 gene encoding NAC domain-containing protein 86, protein MAPVSLPPGFRFHPTDEELVAYYLKRKINGHKIELEIIPEVDLYKCEPWDLPGKSLLPSKDLEWYFFSPRDRKYPNGSRTNRATKAGYWKATGKDRKVNSHTRPVGMKKTLVYYRGRAPHGARTGWVMHEYRLDERECETASGLQDAYALCRVFKKTANIPKIGEHFASTSNQMASELSSSMELYSEGRCEDFESSNYPMPLDTCSPSIANNGSPLHLGETRDGKWGQCLSEEAFGFSSPSFSGYGNVPYYPPSKVDIALECARLQHRFSLPPLEVEDFPQVGLTDLRVMHSNPTYDQNTNSTDILQEILSVAHASQELINQSNLQDTWGGNYSADNNDFTFIAGKDAHGHLYSDICSTRCMDKSWEDPNLRSIEIGNLDEDFKTGRMIENLRWVGMSNEELEKSFMEEHKVVPIENISTFQTRKENEFQGEKGDCLGFNGTDDYSLEFINDDPNGNFIDEGNVDDLASSPSFEVVEEIKVNHGMFVSTRQAAETFFHRLVPSQTVKIHLNPEMTDSFSIQKVDMQGALDETTRSYNTFSRESKFLEISKLIIHPWKTMATTVICMILIILMRFFEVGENVGNENKVMRGFREIGNVRPKKKEERNRCWNEKTEKDLVVSIRGRNQFSVLLKKLGVFLTISLAVCTMWVNHVILAS, encoded by the exons atggcTCCAGTTTCATTGCCTCCTGGTTTCCGTTTCCACCCTACTGATGAGGAACTCGTTGCTTACTATCTCAAAAGAAAGATCAATGGACATAAGATAGAGTTAGAGATCATCCCTGAAGTTGATCTTTACAAGTGTGAGCCATGGGATTTACCAG GGAAATCATTATTACCCAGCAAAGATCTAGAGTGGTACTTCTTTAGCCCTCGAGATCGAAAGTACCCAAATGGATCAAGAACTAATCGTGCAACAAAAGCTGGGTATTGGAAGGCCACAGGGAAGGATCGAAAAGTGAACTCCCACACACGTCCTGTGGGCATGAAGAAAACCCTGGTTTACTATAGAGGTAGAGCCCCCCATGGTGCTAGAACCGGTTGGGTAATGCATGAATATCGCCTCGATGAAAGAGAATGCGAAACTGCTTCTGGCCTGCAG GACGCATATGCACTTTGTCGTGTGTTCAAGAAGACTGCAAATATCCCCAAGATTGGAGAGCATTTTGCCTCAACATCAAATCAAATGGCTAGTGAACTTTCTTCTAGTATGGAACTATATTCAGAAGGAAGATGTGAAGATTTTGAGAGCTCAAATTATCCTATGCCTTTAGACACATGCTCACCCAGCATTGCCAATAATGGATCCCCTCTTCATCTGGGTGAAACAAGAGATGGGAAATGGGGGCAATGCTTGTCAGAAGAAGCTTTTGGCTTCTCATCTCCATCGTTTTCAGGTTATGGAAATgttccttattacccaccatcaAAG GTTGATATAGCATTAGAATGTGCTAGGTTGCAGCATAGATTTTCACTGCCCCCATTGGAGGTAGAGGACTTCCCTCAAGTGGGACTCACTGACTTGAGAGTGATGCACTCAAATCCCACGTATGATCAAAACACAAATAGTACAGATATTCTGCAGGAAATCCTTTCGGTAGCTCATGCATCCCAAGAACTGATAAATCAATCTAATCTTCAAGATACATGGGGTGGAAATTATTCTGCTGATAATAATGACTTCACTTTCATAGCTGGGAAAGATGCTCATGGTCATCTCTATAGCGACATTTGCTCTACGAGATGTATGGACAAATCATGGGAGGATCCTAACTTAAGGTCTATAGAAATTGGAAATTTGGATGAAGATTTCAAGACAGGGAGGATGATAGAAAACTTGAGATGGGTAGGAATGTCAAATGAAGAACTAGAGAAG AGTTTCATGGAGGAACACAAGGTTGTCCCAATAGAAAATATTTCGACTTTCCAGACAAGAAAAGAGAATGAATTTCAAG GAGAAAAAGGAGACTGCTTAGGATTCAATGGGACAGATGATTATTCACTCGAATTCATCAATGATGATCCTAACGGTAACTTCATCGATGAAGGAAATGTGGATGATTTAGCAAGTTCGCCAAGCTTCGAGGTTGTTGAGGAGATCAAAGTCAATCATGGAATGTTTGTTTCGACTCGCCAGGCAGCTGAGACATTTTTTCACCGATTAGTGCCTTCCCAAACTGTCAAGATCCACTTGAACCCCGAGATGACTGATAGCTTCTCAATACAGAAAGTAGACATGCAAGGTGCACTAGATGAGACAACAAGGTCCTATAACACATTTTCCAGGGAAAGTAAATTCCTGGAAATCAGCAAGTTAATTATACATCCATGGAAGACAATGGCAACAACTGTTATTTGCATGATTCTGATAATCCTGATGCGGTTTTTTGAGGTGGGAGAAAATGTGGGAAATGAGAATAAGGTGATGCGGGGTTTCAGGGAAATTGGCAACGTGAGGcccaagaaaaaggaagaaagaaacaGGTGCTGGAATGAGAAAACTGAAAAGGATTTGGTGGTGAGCATAAGAGGTAGGAATCAATTTAGTGTTTTACTAAAGAAATTAGGGGTTTTTCTAACAATTTCTTTGGCTGTTTGTACCATGTGGGTGAACCATGTCATCCTTGCCTCTTGA
- the LOC110602925 gene encoding uncharacterized protein LOC110602925 isoform X1: MSSSSSCWVKILLSVVGLVTCLEGVNGGVRVSNTSKIEEAVNFHLYYGQTFKVIKNAVDGKSYLLIQNKSRMATRTRYCASRIKSFVIPLSNFSADTHFFPVSFFELLGILESMKGITSNNLASECALKLYERGETEMINRNDPQQFAQFSAHFVSDTDQSQACNFANFVPFGEDNPLQRAEWIKFLGVFANLESRANQVFDTVRQNYLCLAKVAANKTNSFKPIVAWMEYYNGIWSFTKETYKLKYVEDAGGENIDNSINKITYNVSNPDDLDELHAILCTVDVVIDETFALDPAEYNQSTFLQNVNVEDKSCFAFLTNQSLWRYDKRVQNSTALDWFDGAVSQPQLVLADLIEALFPTGNYTTTYFRNIAKGEGIISIGANMCDRDTSNPMDPTTIACQ; the protein is encoded by the exons atgtcttcttcttcttcctgttGGGTGAAAATTTTGTTGTCTGTAGTTGGGTTGGTGACGTGTCTAGAAGGTGTAAATGGTGGAGTGAGAGTGAGTAACACATCAAAGATAGAAGAAGCAGTGAACTTCCATCTTTATTATGGACAGACCTTCAAAGTCATCAAGAATGCCGTTGATGGCAAGAGCTACCTTCTCATTCAG AATAAATCAAGGATGGCAACAAGGACAAGATACTGCGCCTCAAGGATCAAATCTTTTGTCATCCCCCTCTCAAACTTCTCTGCTGATACCCACTTCTTTCCAG TGTCCTTTTTCGAG CTACTGGGCATACTGGAGAGTATGAAAGGCATAACATCAAACAATTTGGCTTCTGAATGTGCCTTAAAATTGTatgaaagaggagaaactgaGATGATCAACAGGAATGACCCACAACAATTTGCTCAATTTTCAGCCCATTTTGTTAGTGATACTGATCAATCTCAGGCTTGTAATTTTGCAAATTTTGTTCCTTTTGGAGAGGATAACCCTCTGCAG AGAGCAGAGTGGATCAAGTTCTTGGGAGTTTTTGCAAACCTTGAATCCAGAGCCAACCAAGTCTTTGACACA GTCAGACAGAACTATCTCTGCCTAGCTAAGGTTGCAGCAAATAAGACAAACTCCTTTAAACCAATAGTTGCTTGGATGGAATATTACAAT GGTATATGGTCTTTCACAAAGGAAACATATAAGTTGAAG TATGTGGAAGATGCTGGTGGAGAAAATATAGATAATTCCATCAACAAGATCACTTACAACGTCTCAAATCCTGATGACTTGGATGAATTACATGCAATTCTATGT ACCGTTGATGTGGTGATTGATGAAACATTCGCTCTTGATCCAGCTGAGTACAATCAATCAACCTTTCTTCAAAATGTGAATGTTGAAGATAAATCTTGTTTTGCATTTCTCACTAATCAAAGCTTATGGAGATATGATAAAAGAGTCCAGAATTCTACTGCACTTG ACTGGTTTGATGGAGCAGTCTCCCAACCGCAATTGGTTTTAGCAGATCTTATTGAAGCTTTGTTTCCTACTGGGAATTACACAACAACATACTTCAGAAATATTGCAAAg GGGGAAGGGATTATAAGCATTGGAGCTAACATGTGTGACAGAGATACCTCCAATCCAATGGATCCTACAACAATAGCTTGTCAATGA
- the LOC110602925 gene encoding uncharacterized protein LOC110602925 isoform X2: protein MSSSSSCWVKILLSVVGLVTCLEGVNGGVRVSNTSKIEEAVNFHLYYGQTFKVIKNAVDGKSYLLIQLLGILESMKGITSNNLASECALKLYERGETEMINRNDPQQFAQFSAHFVSDTDQSQACNFANFVPFGEDNPLQRAEWIKFLGVFANLESRANQVFDTVRQNYLCLAKVAANKTNSFKPIVAWMEYYNGIWSFTKETYKLKYVEDAGGENIDNSINKITYNVSNPDDLDELHAILCTVDVVIDETFALDPAEYNQSTFLQNVNVEDKSCFAFLTNQSLWRYDKRVQNSTALDWFDGAVSQPQLVLADLIEALFPTGNYTTTYFRNIAKGEGIISIGANMCDRDTSNPMDPTTIACQ, encoded by the exons atgtcttcttcttcttcctgttGGGTGAAAATTTTGTTGTCTGTAGTTGGGTTGGTGACGTGTCTAGAAGGTGTAAATGGTGGAGTGAGAGTGAGTAACACATCAAAGATAGAAGAAGCAGTGAACTTCCATCTTTATTATGGACAGACCTTCAAAGTCATCAAGAATGCCGTTGATGGCAAGAGCTACCTTCTCATTCAG CTACTGGGCATACTGGAGAGTATGAAAGGCATAACATCAAACAATTTGGCTTCTGAATGTGCCTTAAAATTGTatgaaagaggagaaactgaGATGATCAACAGGAATGACCCACAACAATTTGCTCAATTTTCAGCCCATTTTGTTAGTGATACTGATCAATCTCAGGCTTGTAATTTTGCAAATTTTGTTCCTTTTGGAGAGGATAACCCTCTGCAG AGAGCAGAGTGGATCAAGTTCTTGGGAGTTTTTGCAAACCTTGAATCCAGAGCCAACCAAGTCTTTGACACA GTCAGACAGAACTATCTCTGCCTAGCTAAGGTTGCAGCAAATAAGACAAACTCCTTTAAACCAATAGTTGCTTGGATGGAATATTACAAT GGTATATGGTCTTTCACAAAGGAAACATATAAGTTGAAG TATGTGGAAGATGCTGGTGGAGAAAATATAGATAATTCCATCAACAAGATCACTTACAACGTCTCAAATCCTGATGACTTGGATGAATTACATGCAATTCTATGT ACCGTTGATGTGGTGATTGATGAAACATTCGCTCTTGATCCAGCTGAGTACAATCAATCAACCTTTCTTCAAAATGTGAATGTTGAAGATAAATCTTGTTTTGCATTTCTCACTAATCAAAGCTTATGGAGATATGATAAAAGAGTCCAGAATTCTACTGCACTTG ACTGGTTTGATGGAGCAGTCTCCCAACCGCAATTGGTTTTAGCAGATCTTATTGAAGCTTTGTTTCCTACTGGGAATTACACAACAACATACTTCAGAAATATTGCAAAg GGGGAAGGGATTATAAGCATTGGAGCTAACATGTGTGACAGAGATACCTCCAATCCAATGGATCCTACAACAATAGCTTGTCAATGA
- the LOC110602938 gene encoding ALA-interacting subunit 1-like, producing the protein MRGATSSGGADDDGMADPTRARRNSRKPKYSRFSQQELPACKPILTPGWVIATFVGVGIIFIPIGLVSLFASEHVVEIVDRYDTVCIPTNYENDTLQYIQSSKTNKTCTRTITVPKQMKSPVFIYYELDNFYQNHRRYVKSRSDKQLRSKAGERDTDNCKPEALTPTNAPIVPCGLVAWSLFNDTYGFSLKNKALDVSKKNIAWKSDQDYKFGSDVYPKNFQSGGLIGGAKLNSSIPLNEQEDLIVWMRTAALPNFRKLYGRIEADLEANDIITVTIQNNYNTYSFGGKKKLVLSTTSWIGGKNDFLGRAYLTVGGFCLFMAISFILVYVIKPRPLGDPSYLSWNKNPIGQLN; encoded by the exons ATGAGAGGAGCGACAAGCTCTGGTGGTGCTGATGATGATGGCATGGCCGATCCTACTCGTGCTAGAAGGAATTCCAGGAAACCCAAAT ATTCTAGGTTCTCGCAGCAAGAGCTTCCTGCCTGCAAACCAATTTTAACGCCAGGATGG GTTATTGCAACATTCGTTGGTGTTGGCATTATTTTCATCCCCATTGGCCTCGTTTCTTTGTTTGCTTCAGAACAT GTGGTGGAAATTGTGGATCGCTATGACACGGTTTGCATTCCTACCAATTATGAAAATGATACCCTCCAATACATCCAGAGCAGTAAAACGAACAAGACCTGTACCAGGACCATAACT GTTCCAAAGCAAATGAAAAGTCCTGTTTTTATCTATTATGAGCTGGATAACTTCTATCAGAACCATCGTCG ATATGTTAAAAGTCGAAGTGACAAGCAGTTGCGCAGCAAGGCAGGTGAGAGAGACACAGATAACTGTAAACCTGAAGCACTCACACCAACTAATGCCCCAATAGTTCCTTGTGGCCTTGTCGCATGGAGTTTATTCAATGACACTTACGGATTTTCTCTGAAAAACAAGGCCTTAGATGTCAGCAAAAAAAATATAGCATGGAAAAGTGACCAAGATTATAAATTTGGGTCTGATGTCTATCCTAAAAATTTCCAGAGTGGAGGTTTAATTGGAGGTGCAAAACTCAATTCAAGCATACCT TTGAATGAACAAGAGGATCTTATTGTTTGGATGCGTACTGCAGCACTGCCAAATTTCAGAAAACTTTATGGAAGGATTGAAGCGGACCTTGAGGCTAATGATATAATTACAGTTACTATACAGAATAATTATAATACTTACAGTTTTGGAGGTAAAAAAAAGCTGGTCCTTTCAACCACGAGTTGGATAGGTGGAAAAAATGATTTCCTGGGCAGAGCATATCTTACCGTTGGGGGATTCTGCTTGTTCATGGCAATAAGCTTCATACTTGTATACGTGATCAAGCCCAG GCCTCTTGGTGACCCATCCTACTTGTCTTGGAACAAGAATCCAATAGGACAACTGAATTAG